The Spinacia oleracea cultivar Varoflay chromosome 2, BTI_SOV_V1, whole genome shotgun sequence DNA segment CAATTGGTCTGTCAATATGTGATTGCAACTATTCAATAAGGCAAATACCACTAAAGTACAAAGAGTTCAAACATACAGGTTCTGAGTTTCAATTACAGGCATGAATAACACTATGCAAGTTTCCAACTTTCGATCAAAACCGCTGTTGTTTTCGGTCCGGCAAATCAAATGTAAGCTCAACATTCCATTATTTCAAACCCATGATTCAGAAATATCCTTGAACGCAGTACAGGATAGGAACCTTGTCAAGATCACTAGGAAATCATACTATTTCTTTATATATTAAGCTGTTCTGctccaattaaattcataaaacagcAAATTTCCAAAAAAGAGTATGGAAAAAAATGAACCTTGGACCACAAGAGCTCGTTGAATTGATCAGGGTTAGTTCCAGAAGGAACAAAAGCAGCAACTTTAGAAGTTAATAGGTCAAAAACATGGGATTGCGTTTCAGCATCGAAACCATCCAGCTTAAGATCCTTCATAGTTAGTGCTCGAATTCCACATTCGCCGTCGACTAGTCTCCTCCATGTTGTCCCAACTCCGCAACCGAGAGGCGTTACCATGCCTAACCCTGTAAAACATTCCAccattgaaattaaattatggaGCTGAGCAAAGAAGATAGAGAAAGAGACGAGGATGATTACCGGTGACGACGACTCGGCGACGATGTGAGGTTGTGGAAGAGGAGATGAAACGGTTGGGATGGAAGCGAGAAGGTAGTAAACGACGCCATTGATGGATTGCCATTGAAGGACTTGAGGTGAGGTTTACCGATTCTTAAACCCCCGTGGACAATTGTTTAATTTTGTGTGTGATTTCCTATAATACCCTTAAGACCCCTCTTCTCACTCTCACTTTCCCTCGcaccttttctttttctatttccTCCCTTTCCTCGTATCCTCACAGGGAAACACTAACGCCCGCCGCCTCCCGCCGCCGCGAATACCATCGACGACGCCAGTCCACTCGATAAGTACATAGTTCTAACTCCCAACTCTTCCTTTCAGTATCCAAAGTTTGATTTCTATTTCAAACTTGCAATAAGAGCTTTGTTTGTCCAATTCAATCAGTATGTGATAAATTTCTATCCAAAATtcatcaattaaaaaaattgacgCATGATATTTCATGTATTCCACCAAAATTAGTGTAAATAGTGAATTACTTGGACATGATGAAAACTGAAAACGTTCCCTTTTCttgttgattttaattttattcatacaaattaattaattcaatCGTTTTGGATATAGATTCTGGAGGTCACATATTCGGACTCGTCCAAGATAGGAGCTTTTCTCTTCTTATTGTTCTAATTCTTATGGATGAGATCAAATTTATTGGAAATAATCATCCTGAAGATGTTAGATGGCTTTGTTCACTGTCCGAGTCGGAACTCGTAAGTTGGACCTTATGTTATGTGCTATGTTCTGAATCCATGTTTTCAGGTGTTGCTATCAGATGACTGAATTAGTGAAATCTTCTAATTCTGTTGCTTCTGTATTGAAAAAGGTTCATGAAGTAGTATCTAGGTTCTTATCCTGGAGCTTTAAGCTTCTGCTAATTATAATGACCTGATAATGTAATTTGTTTAATAGTTTGTACACTTTCTTGTTCCGGAGGGAAGGACTTGTTAGCGCTGTCTAATGGAGCCTTCCCATTTTGTTTCATTGTTTCACGAGGTTGAGGATTCCATTATATGTCTTGAAGCGAGTGAAATAAATAGTGAAatgtagtactccgtaataaagcTGTTTAACTGATTTAGTTCTTGAGAGATGGCTAGGGAAAAAGCTGCATAACAGATTAACAGATACTTCTGTCATGCCACTTCCCTTGATCATTTTTGTTAATCGATTCCGGCTTTGATTTCTCTGACGGATTAAGTCTTCCACTGTCAGCATTTGTTACTGCTCACCATCATAAGTGttcttgtttattgctttagaAAAGTTATGAATTGGTTAACATTGAGATGGTATAAGGTATATTTCTTATGTGGCGAATGGGTTGACAGGTTTTAGGTTTTACTCCGTAGGTTACATGTTTCTACACTCAAGCGGAAAATTGTCCTAAAATCTTTCTATACTTCGTGAGCTACTGTTCCTTTTTTTTCATCTCTGGATTTTAAAAGCATGGAGATATCCATGTTGTTAATCAACAACAGGACTTAAGTGCAAAAGCACAATTTTTGATTCGGTGCCATCAAGAAAAAAAGGGTGGGGGTTGCATTAGCGATTTAGGTCCGCATAATCATTAAGGTTTTTCTACAATTTGTTCGCCACTTGGGTTCCACTATGTAAGATTAATCAGAGTAAGACagaaaggttttatgttatAACACTGGAGTATATTATTTCATTGTGGCTGGATGATATTTTATGTGAATTATCTACCTCTTAATGTTTATATTTATGCAGTCCACTGATATGATGCTGAAGAAATTTTCATTGATGCTTACTAAATAATATTTCAGAACTTCATTATTGACTTGATGCCTTGATGTTTATACAATGTTGACAGGACATGCTGATTAGCCTAAAGAAGCTTGTCCTTCGACGAGCTCAAGCTGTAGGGCATGAAAGTCTAGTCCAGAAATTTGATCTGAAAATGCTTCGAGCACTTGGCATGTTCCTTCTCTTGTTTTGCGTTAATGTTTTCCTTCTTTGATCTTTGTTATGGTAGAATTTTTTTTGTCTTACCTGTGGTGCTATAAATATTCATACACTGTGGTCTTATACTTAGGGTGTGCTTGAATTGAGGGTAATGCATTaagggggtaataaaagtcaaattaAGTAAAATGAAGCTGATTGGAGGTGATGATAAGGGGATGAAGTGTTGGTGACAATAAGATAGTATTGTTaagaataaaagaaaaagaaggggAGAATAATTTCCCTCATTATTGGGTTAATTGTTACCCACCATAccactagggtgattattaccctcatttgtGGTGTAATAGATTcccccttcctcccttctcctcaccGAGTCTCATCATTACACCACTACATCACCCTCCTTGGAACCACCTCAATTTACCTTCTTTTTCCTTCTATTGAGTTGGGTTGACTTCAATCAAAGCGTGCCAACTTTTATTTCTCCTGGAATTTTTCATATACAGTACAATATTCCCCCTCTGGTTTTTTATTTCATACCCACCTTTTATGTATTGCTGTTTTATCTTAATTCTAGAATGAGTTAGTTGGTCAAATTAACAAATGTCATACCTATATGACTATGCACCTTTGAGGTTACTGTTGGAAGGCTGATTTGCATTGTTGTGATTTTTGTCTACTATGCTAGTATGAAACTCAAATGTGCCAGATTCTAGAACTACGCAGCTTTCAGTGAACATAAGTTGAACAAAGAAATTGGAAATTGGAAGTTGGCAGTTGGCAGTGTGGTGCAGTTGTTTTATTGTCTCTTTTCTGTTCTTTTACAGGATTTATTTTGATGCAACATGTTAGTGGAAGAGTAAATGACTTGCAATTGACAGACTTAGCTGTGCCGAAAGATTTGTTTGACGGATGtactttattgaaattggaTAGAGTAGAAACGAGAGAGCAAGAAAAGACAAGGTAACTTATTcgcactttttatttatttatacatTCTAAAATTGTTAGTTGATCATGCAATTTAGCTAAGCATCTGTGCTGTTTTCTGCCCTTATGTTTTGTTAAACAATTGTGCCTTTTCTGCTTTCAATTTTGGCTTGTACTTATCCATCAAAATCCCTCTGTTTTTAGCTTGAAGCAGCTGGAAATAACAACTTATGTTTTATTGGATTTGTATGGTTCAGTTGTTGTTGGTGTTTTTATTTTGCCGCTTTCTAGAGAGTAAACTAGTATGTAACCCGGGCGTTGCCccgggttttgacttttattcgggtttttttttaatatgtgCACGTAGAGATGGTATCATCATCAAATTACGGTGGTAACATAAGAttagtggccgatcaacaacctCCTCGATTAAACCACAGAtccaaaaatctaaacaaagtcggatccttttcttcaaagtaataattgtacattaaagaattaagtaatcattcctttttttgcattcacttttattcaatgtgttgtttattgtaaaaagaatatataggcttatatggaaagatattacataagttgtagatggttaagatggtaagaagtgtaacttttaacaaagaggttcggtgttcgatccttgttagatgttttttggttgtaatGATGTCTCATGATGCTAATTAttggtgacgtggcgtaataaggagaggtTTACGTGACATGTATACGTTCttcaaaacgccttttaatatattagtatagatgagTAAACGTTTGTGCATGTTTTTTGGCTTACTCTCCGAGAATTCTTCCGTTACCCTCTTCCAGAGCCTTTCTTCACGATTCTACTTTCTGTATTAGTTTccttcaccccccccccccccccttcatgtaattatgtgttgtttggAAAGAAGCACAACCGGAGAATGCAGACTAGTAGGTCGACTAGGCCCCATAAATTTGAGACCTATTTCGGATAAAGTATCAATTTGAGTGTTAGGATCCTTCCATTTCTTTTCAATCATCTTATATATCTAAAAATGATGACACCTAAGCTAGTAAAAGGAACAATTCCGAAAAACTCCTTATTTTCCCCCTTTATGCATTCACGGCTGTTGATTTAAGAAATAGACCATCCATTTCTTTTAGGAAATAAAAAGGATCCCTCCTGCAATTTGGTGTGTACGAAAGTATATGGGTTTGGAGTGTACGCGCTATGCATTCACACTGGTTATTTAGTGCTTTAATTTGATATCAGGTTATTTATCTGTTTTACATGGTTTATGGATGCTAATGACATACGGAGTATTGTTTTGCCAGATATGGGTTTTTACCGCTAAAAGCTTGTAAATTTGATGATTATTTGGGTTTGATTTTCGAATTATGGAGAGAGATCTGTTTTTGCGGAGCAATACGTACGAAGGGTACAGCAATATGTCATTAGTGGAGAGAGATCGGTTTTTGTAGAGGATAAGAGGGAGGTAGAGGCAGAACGGTAGGGACATAGAGAGTGCTTTATAAAGACTATTTTCATAA contains these protein-coding regions:
- the LOC110791478 gene encoding uncharacterized protein, translating into MDEIKFIGNNHPEDVRWLCSLSESELDMLISLKKLVLRRAQAVGHESLVQKFDLKMLRALGFILMQHVSGRVNDLQLTDLAVPKDLFDGCTLLKLDRVETREQEKTSSER